A segment of the Carya illinoinensis cultivar Pawnee chromosome 1, C.illinoinensisPawnee_v1, whole genome shotgun sequence genome:
AAGGACCAAACTGTCGGTTATGGACATAAAGATCCATGGGTCATAGATGGCTCCCAAATTTCTTCCTTGTCCCTATGCGGCCTTCATTATTGTTAGTTACGCGGTGCTAATTCTGTCCGTTGAACATGAGTACCTTTTGCAGCCATTTCGGTTTCAGTCTCGACCACATGATTCGCGTCCTCTCGGAACTTCTTGTAAATGTCGCTCTTGTAGAACTTCCTAGTCCTAATCACCAAAATGAACGAAACAAGTGTGCCAAAGAAGGTCACGGCGGTTATGATAATGAAAGACAATTTGAAGCAGTCGACCCCAGTGCAGTTCAAGTCCTCCCCGGGCTTCCTTTTGAGCCCCAACGCTGCCATCTGCTTCTCTGCCTCCCTATCGTATAGATGCCCAGCGACCCTCACATTGAGCAAGTATGACCCAATTGGGCTAGCCACCGCCGCAAAATTGAACAGCGTAGAGTAGTACTTAAGCCCAAAAAGTTCGGAGATTATTGAGAAGAGTAGTGGCCATTGTGCACCAAAACAAAACCCAATAATCACTGATGCCACATAGATGCCGTTCGGGACGTTAAAGGCGATTAGGAGGTGACCCACGCAGGATAAAAGGAGGATTAGTGTGAGGATGAGAGGGCGAGGAAATTTGTACTTTGTTATGAACATTTCCGAGGCAATACCTGCGACGACACGTCCGAGATAGTTCCAAATGCTTACCAGAGACACAAAAGTACTTATGCTTCTCTTCGGGTATCCCAAGGAACTTCCTATCTGATTCAAGTTGTCTATCACCGTTAATGAGCCCCCAAGACCACAAACTGTTGCAATGAAAATCACTAACATGTCGATGCTGAAAAGTGCTTGTAGTATTGTATAGTCCTCCCCTCTATTCGGTGGCTGAAACATAGTCTTCCAACAAGAAAGCTCTTTTTCAGCACCTGGTTCCGCAAGCGAAATTGTGGAAGTGCCATATTGTGGTGGATGAACAGGGCTTTTCGTCGGGGTTGCCTCCTCGGTAGTAATTTTCAATGATCCGGGATCGTTCAGAGCTTCTTTCTTGCTCTTCCAAACCTTATACTCGTCCATAATAACGACGGCAAGTGGGAGGAACAGCAAGAAAAGCACCACGGCTGCGCTTCCTCCGTACTCGCTTTGTGTGAAGTCGACCTTTTTCTCTACTATAATCACCACCATCAAAAACCCCGCAAGACAAAGCGAGATATAGAGGAAATTATAGAAAAGTCTGATCTCGTTTGGCTGCCGAGTAGCCTTGATGAGCCGAATGGTTCGAAGGAAAACCAGACATATAGCAGAAGGAAGCCACGCTATGAGCAAAATCAAAGACTTGGCGTCATCGACGTAGAGAGCATGGTAAACCTGCGTGATAACTGCGCCACTAAGACCCGTGTAACCCTTCAAAACACCTATGACGACTCCACGGCCTTCAGGGATGCTCTTTATGGCGGTGACAAGTGCTCCAGTGTTGACGAAAGGTTGGGAATTGGAGCCAATGCATATATACAAACACATTTGCCAGACATGGGGCTTGGCGATTCTTCCGGTGACGCTGAGCCAGATCATGAAGTAACCAAAAAAGCTGAAAGACGCGCCCATAGCTAAGACCACCCACGGGGGTGTGATCTCGTTAATAAGGCCGGAGATGACGCCGATGTTTGCGCCCAGGTCCTTGTAGAAGCTGATCAAATTGAGAGTGGTTTGGTCATAACCGAGCTTGGACTTGATCTCGCCAGAGTAGAGGCCGAAGATGTAGCTCAAGCCAGCAGTGTTCATGATTAAAAGAGACGCGAACATCATGAATCTCCGCCCCAGGAGCACTTGGAGGGTAAGGCTCTTCATGTCCGCAAACCGGCCTCCACCACCGCCCCCACTTCCACAGCATCCGGGAACCACcatatttctttccctttctctttcttcctttctcACTCGCTACTTGATTATTGCCAATCAAGTCTTTCGCTCACTTCTCTGGAGACTGTACTGCCATTTTAAATACAAAGTCACGAGTCACTTCAAGCAAGGTTTTTGCCTCTTGCGAAGAAATACGGctaattaatcaattaaaattaaaagacatTATCCAGTTGATACATTATTGATATTGATTCATCAAACGCAACATTAATATAACGAAACTCTGCCA
Coding sequences within it:
- the LOC122288343 gene encoding uncharacterized protein LOC122288343: MVVPGCCGSGGGGGGRFADMKSLTLQVLLGRRFMMFASLLIMNTAGLSYIFGLYSGEIKSKLGYDQTTLNLISFYKDLGANIGVISGLINEITPPWVVLAMGASFSFFGYFMIWLSVTGRIAKPHVWQMCLYICIGSNSQPFVNTGALVTAIKSIPEGRGVVIGVLKGYTGLSGAVITQVYHALYVDDAKSLILLIAWLPSAICLVFLRTIRLIKATRQPNEIRLFYNFLYISLCLAGFLMVVIIVEKKVDFTQSEYGGSAAVVLFLLFLPLAVVIMDEYKVWKSKKEALNDPGSLKITTEEATPTKSPVHPPQYGTSTISLAEPGAEKELSCWKTMFQPPNRGEDYTILQALFSIDMLVIFIATVCGLGGSLTVIDNLNQIGSSLGYPKRSISTFVSLVSIWNYLGRVVAGIASEMFITKYKFPRPLILTLILLLSCVGHLLIAFNVPNGIYVASVIIGFCFGAQWPLLFSIISELFGLKYYSTLFNFAAVASPIGSYLLNVRVAGHLYDREAEKQMAALGLKRKPGEDLNCTGVDCFKLSFIIITAVTFFGTLVSFILVIRTRKFYKSDIYKKFREDANHVVETETEMAAKGTHVQRTELAPRN